Part of the Spinacia oleracea cultivar Varoflay chromosome 5, BTI_SOV_V1, whole genome shotgun sequence genome, taaatgtgcataagtagattggaataagtcttggaaacttaaaactaaacatactaatcatgtaataagtttaaaataagtccttaagttctttagttcaaagttgggagcgaaaatgtcattttatgctaaatatgacctataacgacccaatgagctttaaatgtgcataaatagattggcatgagtcttagaaagtcaaaactaagcatataaaacatttagtaaatttaaaatgagtccttaggttctttatttataatttgggagcgaaaatgctcattttagcctaaatatgacctataacgaccaaacaagccttaaatgtgcataagtagattgaaatgagttttgaaacttcaaactaagcatattaatcatgtaataagaataaaatgagtactTAGGTTCcttagtttaaagttgggagcggaaatgccattttagctctaaatatgacctataacgatccaatgagcCTTTAAATCTTTTTATTCACGATGATGATTTTATGAGAGATTAACTATGGGTGATTGTTCACATGAATGTAAATTGTTAAATAATTTTGTTTCATGGACAGATAATCATGGTTCTCCGTCCTATGCATTATTTTCCACCAAAGAAGTTTTGTTTTAAAGAAGCTACTCGTATTCTATGAGTAGAAATATTTCAAGAAAAAAGAAGCTTTAGGACCAAACATAACTCAGCATCAAGAAGACAAGAAGAGTACTCCCCTGGTATCTTTGGTAGATCTGGTGTCTTGTTGTCAAACACCACTCCCTTTAGGTCATTTTGGTATTGCCCCTGTACGTACAACCAACCACCAACCCATCAGTAATATATATTACTTTTATAGGGGAAGTTGAGTAATTAGTTAAGTGTACTTGAAGAGCCCAGAAATGGAAACTGATGTAAGACATGGGATAACGCCATACTGGCTTTGGTATGTCCTTGGGGAGCCGGAAGAAGCCCGAAACAAGCATGAATATTCCCTGATAATTATTATACATAATATACATATCAGAAACAAATTAAATCCCTAAGCCTTAATTCTTcattagatatataattatatacCTGTATGCCAGCACCAGTAATAATTCCCATGAGGAAATTGGGGACAACGCTGGCGATGGCCATCATTAAGCTCTCAACAACAGTGACACTAGCATAAAGACATAGCACAAAGAATATATAGTGCTCAAACCCTGGATGCAACCAAACCATGAAATAACAAACTGTTCCCGAAAGAAAGGTTATCAACATTAGGAATGGCATTGCAGATATTGTGTTGCTTATCACAAATGCTGTTACTCCATAGTGCCCATTCAACCTTTCCCTCTGGAATACCTGAAATTTGTAACAGCATGCATcttcctaattaaattacttACTCTTTTTccatattaaattattatttgtaaCAAAGAATTCTACCTTCATATCTTCAACAAAGGACGGAAATCCACCAATAGACAGCCAACCTGTAATCTCAGGAGCAGCTATAACACCATACCTGGAAaccattaaaaaatatatatatgatCCTTAAACAGTTTTATAGAAACTATCAAATATAATATGCACTGACCAGAAGAacataaaacaattaaaaaaccACAATCAACCTGACTTCAGAATGTCACTCTTAGAAGTTTCAAACCACTAGTTTCTACTTTTTAGTAAACGATAATTCAAAGAATCGGTTCAACGAGTTCAAGACATTAGAATAGGTAAAGCTTGGTTGAATCAGCTGTAAACAATTGCAGTCTAAGCTATGTAAACTCTTCATTCCAAACAAGTGTGTCTAATTCTATGTTCTAACCATCACACACCTGAGTATAATATGACACTTAGGATCACTTTGATTAGACTAGAATCTCAGAAAGAAGAACGAGAAAGCCTAGGCAATAGACGTTTTCTACCTGCATCTGTACACAACTACTATTCTGTTCTTGATTCAAATCCAAGTTGCACATATCACATTTCTCTCAGATTTCATTAGTCAGAGTATAGAGCCACTTTAAACTCTTTATAAGTAGAACAATCTGCCCTCCATGATGAAGATCAAGTTGCAGGTTTATCCAGACATGGAGTCGTCTATTCTGTCAAATTGCTACTAATAAGCAGAAAACAGTAGGTTCCATTACAGAGATGGTAAGGAACTAGCAGGACACACTCCCATGTTCAGTATGAAATATGAAATGGTATCAACGGTCACTACCCTTCAAAACCCGGTTCAGAGTGCAAAATTCTGTACTCCAAATTCAGAAAATCTTATCACTGCCATTGTTGCAACAAGGTAGCAGGATATCGTGTCTAGAAAAAGTATTAAGCATGACTATAAGACACCACGCTCAGATATCATAACTCCCCAACCCAGCTATATGGAATCTTTATTGTGGAAAAGTTGTTCAACTAGCTTAATTCAAGATCAGATAAGACTTTTTTGAGTTAGGTTAGGCCACTGCTCAAAGGTTCTATTAAGCTATTTCAACATTATCCCACTTGTTATGCATTGCCATGGATTAAACTTGCCACCATGACTCCATAGAGAAGGTAGACTcaaaagtgttttttttttacttttttataaAAACACTGTAAATCGACAGATTAAGTGCAAAAAAATAGGCAGAAAAAATGCAAGTTGTATGGGAACATAATACTTCATCGGCAAGTAAAGCCTATGACTGTAAACCAAAACTAGATCTGAAAATAATTATGAGTAATATTAGTGTTGACCCTTCTTAATAGGTACTTTGTTCACAAGGAGGCCAACACTAATCCTTCAAACATTGATGGTAATCAAAAAAGCATAATGCAGAAAGGTACAGTGTATGTGTATGTGAATGTGAGATAAGTTTAGTCAAACTAGGAGCACACAATATGGctttacaaaaataattaaaaggtaGCAGAAAACCAGTCTGTCAGGACAATGACCCGACCTCAGACAATTCAGTGGCTCCCCCATAAATACAAGGGTTTAATTCATTGACTAATAAAAGTAATAGACAAAGCGATCCAGTTAATTGCAGTTACACTCATTTCTGAGCAAAAATTAAGTAGCCAACTGATTTCACCCCTAGTTTGTCAAATAGGTCACAGATTCCATGTAACTAAGAAACATAATACAGAAGttaaaaaagtaaataaaacaattCATCGTAAGTTACCATTGACCGGAATCCCGAAGATACAAAACTCTTAACAGCCTTTTGTGAAGTGAAATCCACAACATCATATCTAAGGGAAATAGAGAATCAACCGTGTCATTAGagattccaaataaataaaccatATGTTTAGATTACATACCAGTTAAGAGATGAAAGGGAGGAAAAAAGACTCACATAAAGGACCCTTCAAAGCATATATACTGATAAAAAGGGGAGAGAGTGTAAGGCGGGCTTTAGATTCTTTACCATGTAGTCATGTTGAAATCCTGCCAACCATATACAAAATTATCATGTAAACGTTAGTGGAGGTATCCACTCCTCCAATACTCACATGGCAGAAGCTATAATATAATTATGGGAATAAAACGAATACCAATATTGTATAGACTCCTATTGTAAAGGGTCTGGCAGAAAAGACATGACAGTAAGAACAGCTATAAGTCTATAACCCTTATTCACATCACATAATGCATGGAGCAGAGTTTTGTAAAACCTAAATGCAACCCTTATTCACATGACAAGATTTACTTCAGCAAGATTTGGAAAATAGCATAGGGAATATAAATTAAAACCTATAAATAGCAAAGTTATGAAGCTAGACAACCTCATACTTTGTATCAAATTAAATAAGCAAGAACAAAGTAACCCTAGTTTTCTGAACCCCAGATTATTTCATACAGATTCAAACTCAAATTTAGATTCTTCAATCAATTAAACAAAGAAATTAACTACATGAACCATAGGCATCAGTAAatcaactaattaaattaattacaaaCCACATTTACCATAATATTTAAACAACACAACAAAGTTTTCAATAGTTGCATAAatttaacaaatcaaacaagattATACCTCATATGCGCTTGTTCTTTCCTCAAAATCAAtcaattcatttcttttgcagCAGAtgggaaccccaactccaatcTTCTGAAACCTCCTTCACCTGCTAACTATGGAACCAATTTGTCAGAATATTGAGCAATTAAAACACGGGAACAGCCCCATGACTTCtaggttttttcatgaaattaacAACGATTTCTCTGATATTCAAAATAACTAAGAAAGATTTGCCAAGTCCAACAAATATTAACAGCACAGAACCACTGCAAAGTGCAGAGACAACACATACTTGAAGATGTACCATACAAACAAAGCCAATATAGAATAACATCATGGCAACGTAGTAAGTGGTCTATACTGAGTACTAAGGCACTACGAGATGAAAGCAGGTCAATAATGACATTAACAGCAGAACATATAAATGAAAAAATGGTTCGTAATTCACCTCAAAGAAAAATTCTACAGATGCCAACAGGAAAAGTTAACTagaagtacaaatttcaagctattaatgatcaaagtaaTACCTGCGCAACAGCTAGTTTCACTTCGCATCAAGGGAAAGCTCGAAATAAAGATTTGCACTCAATGCCACAGTTAAAAAGCATCAAAATTTAAAGAACTAACCCAAAAAAAGCACCCCATCACCATCCCAACAGAAATTCAGCAGCATATGCAAGCAGAATCACATTTCAATATCCCCCAACTCATCAATTGACCTAGTAGgtcgaaaatcaaaacaaaacgaacacaatttcattccccctaaccctaatttcccaAAGTTGATGACATTCTAGGGTttgcgaaaataaaaataaggtcAAAATTAAAGGTCGAGAAGATCACCTGAGCAAAACACACCACCCCCGCAACACGAAACCCTTAGATTGCAAAACCTATGTCGCAAAACAGCAAGCAAAATTTGAAATCCTTTGCTCTAATTTCCGAAACTAGGGTTTTTTAGGGCTTGTAAAACGAAACGAAAAAAAAAACCGATTTTCCTTTTTCCTCCTCTTCAACAAACGAATTCGAACCCTGATTTCATGAAATTAACAACGatttctctctccaaaatcCAAATAGAAGAATGCTCGGGTAGAAGAAGGAGTGAGCGCGGGATTTTAGATTTCTATTTTGCTCGAGTTTTGAGACGAAATGGGTCTGAATAGAACTACCTACCTTTGCagcgaaaaaaataaaaaaaaaattgcagggggcttttaacatgtacgctgcaaaatggaaggtctattgcagggggcttttatta contains:
- the LOC130461614 gene encoding ABC transporter G family member 11-like, which produces MMLWISLHKRLLRVLYLRDSGQWYGVIAAPEITGWLSIGGFPSFVEDMKVFQRERLNGHYGVTAFVISNTISAMPFLMLITFLSGTVCYFMVWLHPGFEHYIFFVLCLYASVTVVESLMMAIASVVPNFLMGIITGAGIQGIFMLVSGFFRLPKDIPKPVWRYPMSYISFHFWALQGQYQNDLKGVVFDNKTPDLPKIPGEYSSCLLDAELCLVLKLLFS